The DNA segment ACCAAAATGAGTTAAGATTCCTGGGTGACCTCCTGGTGAAAGCCTACCTTCGAATGCAATTCCATTAATAAGTTGTACCGTTCCATTTCCCATTAGGATACCATCGCCTACAAAGGTTTTTTCAAATTTTAGGGTGCCTGTTTCTACGTTTATTATTCCAGGTGCTCTATTGTCAACATTAATTGAAATATCAAAAATTCCTGATCCTTGCACTCTATTAATAAGACCTGTGTTTACTATAGTACCTGCCTGATTGTTGCTATCAACGATGGACCCATTTGAATTTAGATTAAGCACTCCTGTTGGTAAATTGTTAAGGATAGGGTTTCCATCGCCTATATGAAATACACTATTTTCTTCAACATTAATAATTCCTTCATTGTTCAGAGTCATTTGATCTTTGATTGTTGTGCCCTGACCGCCATCTACTATGTGGAGTACTCCAAGATTGGTTAGGGTACCATCACCTTTAAGTTTTCCTTGTATCCAATTAACATCACCAGGTCCATCAAAATCGAAGATAGCTTCCGTTCCAGCTTCTATATTCAAATTCCAATTCCAGTTAATAGGGCCGTCTAACTGACCACTAAGGGTGCCTTCACAGGTTATTCCTGGTTCAGGGACCGAATGCCATTCGAGTATGCCGTTAGATGATATGTTGTAGGTTCCGTTAGTCAATACTGTGTTTTCATCAGTAATTTGCAGGGTTCCACTTTCTACTAAAATTGTTCCATTGTTATTTAGTAGCGGGGTATTTATTTCAAATACACCTGTGCCCTGAGCTCTTTTTATAAGCCCTGTGTTAACTATAGTTCCATTTTGGTTATTCCCCCCAACAATTTGGGTATTTGAATTTAGATTGAGAACTCCAGTAGGTAAATTATTAAGTGTAGGATTGCCATAACCTATTTTGAATAAGCCAGTGTCATTAAAGTTGATAGTTCCTTCATTATTCAGGGTTACTTGTTCTCTGAGTGCCTGGGATAAAGCAGCACCTGGAACTAAATTTATTGTTCCAAGATTGGTGATGGTACCAGTCCCTCTAAACTCTCCAGTAGTCCAGGAAATTACTGCATTGGCCGAAATAGAAGAGGCTTCAGAAGTAGTAATAGAATTATTCGTTATCGTTGCCATAGCGTTCCCTTGAAGGGTAAAAGAACGAATAGTTGCCACTGTATTAAAAATCATATTACTTCCTGTGGGAATAATAACGTCATTACTTCCACCTGGAACACCTGTCGGACTCCAATAAGCCTCAACATCAAAGTCACCACCTGAAGGTCCAACCCATGTTTTCGTTTGTGCTGAGATGCTGAAACAAGAAATGCTCAAAACGTAAATTAATAGCAATTTTTTCATGATTTTTGGTTTTTATGATTAGTATGTATACATCGAAACAATTCAACTATGTCATCATATTAACCAAAAAGAACTTTATTTTTGTAACATAATTCTAATCTATGGTCAAACAATCCTTTATCCCTACTGCCTATTCAAATTTTTTAACTGAAGGAAGCATTTCTTGGCAAAGTCCTAGCAACATCGCTTTGGTGAAATACTGGGGAAAGTACGGCGAGCAGTTACCGAAAAATGCTTCCATAAGTTTTACGTTGAGCAATTGTCACACAAAAACGACACTTTCTTATAAAAAAATAAAACCTTCAGAAGGATTTCATTTTGAAGTGTATTTAGACGGAAAAAGAGAAAAAGATTTTGAACCTAAGATTCAAAAATTCTTCGAACGGATTGAAAAATACGTTCCTTTTCTGAAGGAGTATGAATTTAAAATTGAAACCAGTAATAGTTTTCCGCATAGTAGCGGGATTGCCTCTTCAGCCAGTGGGATGAGTGCCTTGGCATTGTGTTTGACACAACTTGAAAGGTCCCTGAGCGGAGCCGAAGGGACAGAAACCGAAGAGAAGGCTTCATTTTTAGCACGACTAGGTTCCGGAAGCGCATGTAGAAGCATAGAAGGCCCATTGATTGTTTGGGGCGAACACCCAGACATTTACGGAAGTAGTAACTTATTCGGAACAAAATATCCCTTTGAAGTTCACGATACTTTCAAAAATTATCAGGATACTATTTTGTTAGTCGATAAAGGTGAAAAGCAAGTGAGCAGCACGGTTGGGCATAATTTAATGCACGACCATCCGTTTGCCAAACAACGCTTTCAACAAGCCAATAACAATCTCTCAAAACTAATCCCAGTTTTAAGAGAAGGTGATATTTCAGAATTTATTAAAATCGTAGAAAGCGAAGCTTTGTCATTGCATGCGATGATGATGACGTCTATGCCTTATTTTATATTAATGAAACCAAATACCTTGGAAATTATTAACCGCATTTGGAATTTCAGAAAAGAAACAGGAAGCAACGTTTGTTTTACGTTAGATGCGGGTGCCAATGTTCACGTTTTATACCCCGAAGCTGAAAAAGAAAACGTTTCTACCTTTATTGAAACTGATTTGAAGCCTTTTTGTAAAAACGGGGAATATATTCATGATCACACCGGTGATGGAGCAGCTGCTCTCTAAAAACCACTGTAATTGTTTGATAAAGCATATTTTATAAAAAATTTCAGAAAAATACGAGTTCCATTCATATCTTTGCAGTACTGAAGGAAAATCAGTACATTTAAAAAACCATTAACCATTACTTTATGCGCGGCCCTTTATTCTATTCAAAAATCCTATTGTTTGGTGAATATGGAATTATAAAAGATTCCAAAGGTTTATCGATTCCTTATAATTTTTATAACGGAGCGTTGAAAATCGACGAACATAAAACCATCAATACCAAAAAGAGTAATGATAGTTTATTACGTTTTGCAAAGTACTTAGCGACACTTCAAAAGGAAAATCCAGAGTTAGTAACTTTCGATATTGAAGCCTTAAAAGCTGATGTTGAAAAAGGATTGTATTTTGACAGCAGTATTCCTCAAGGATATGGTGTGGGCAGTAGTGGCGCACTGGTTGCGGCTATTTACGATAAATACGCTAACAATAAAATTACGGTTCTTGAAAATTTAACTCGTGAAAAACTGCTACAACTTAAAGCTATTTTCGCTGAAATGGAGTCTTTTTTCCACGGAAAATCCTCTGGGCTAGACCCGTTGAACAGTTATTTAAGCTTACCTATTTTAATCAATAGTAAAGACAATATCGAACCGGCCGGAATCCCTTCGCAAACTGAAGATGGTAAAGGAGCGGTTTTCTTATTGGATAGTGGTAGTACTGGAGAAACGGCGCCGATGGTTCATATTTTTATGGAAAATATGAAGCAAGAAGGGTTTAGAAGCATGGTAAAAGACCAGTTTGTAAAACATACCGATGCTTGTGTTCATGACTTTTTAAAAGGTGATGTGAAATCGCTCTTCGGAAATGTAAAACAACTTTCAAAAGTAGTGCTGGACAACTTTAAGCCAATGATCCCAAAACAATTTCACACCTTGTGGAAAAAAGGAATTGACACCAACGCTTACTACTTAAAGTTATGTGGTTCTGGCGGCGGCGGTTATATGCTAGGTTTTACCGAAGATATTGACAAAGCACGCGAAGCTTTAAAGGATTATAGGCTAGAAGTGGTGTATAATTTTTAAAAATATTCAGTACTTTTTTCAACTTTGGTTTAAGTAAAATACTTTTTACTAAGGTTTCCTATAACTGCAATCTACAGGAAATCATTTTATTTCTTTAGATTTGACCTCAATACCCTAAAATTTACTTTTAATGAAAACACATTTACTTACCATATTTGTTTGTTTGTTAGCCTTTTGTAATTACGCTCAAGTTGATTTTGAAGAAAAAACAGTTATCGATAATCAAAATGCAACCAACAATGCAAGGTCTGTGTTTGCAGCTGACATTGATGGTGATGGGGACATGGATATACTTTCCGCTTCTTCAGACGACGATAAAATAGCATGGTATGAAAACACTAATGGACAAGGGGCTTATGGAAATCAGCAATTAATAAGTACAGAAGCAAATGGCGCTCAGTCAGTTTTTGCAATTGATATTGATGGTGATTCAGATATGGATGTACTCTCTGCTTCAAGTTTTGATAATAAAATTGCTTGGTACGAAAATTTAGATGGCCAAGGAACTTTCAGTTCGCAACAAATAATAACCACAAATGCTTTTAATGCTCAATCTGTCTTCGCAGCTGATATTGACGGTGATGGAAATATGGATGTACTTTCTGCTTCAGGGCCTTATGGAGAAGGCAAAATTGCTTGGCACCAAAATATAGATGGACTTGGCAATTTTGGAACTCAGCAAATAATAACCACCGAAATAAATCTTGCTCAATCTGTTTTTGCGGCAGATATTGATGGAGATGGGGATATAGATGTATTGGCCAATTCACTGGTAAACCAGAATTTAGCTTGGTATGAAAACACTAATGGTCAAGGGGATTTTGTAGCGCAACAAATTGTATCTTCTACTAGCACTAGTTCAATATCTGCTGCCGATATAGATAATGATGGAAATATAGATGTGGTTTCTGCTGGTGGTGATCAAGTAGCTTGGTTTAAAAACCTAGATGGCGAAGGAAGTTTTGGGCCGCAACAGGTTATTCTTACAACATCCTCGTCTGCCTATGATGCAATTACTTCAGATATCGATGGTGATGGAGACTTAGATGTAGTTTCAGGATTTTTTTCTGATGATACAACTCCAGCAATTGTATGGAATGAAAATTTAGATGGAGCAGGAAATTTTGGAACAATGCAAGAAATTAATAATACCGCTCAATATGCAATTTCACTTTATCTAAATGATATTAATAATGATGGAAATATAGATGTGCTTTTTGCCTCTCAAGATAGAATTGGTTATAATAAAAATGTAGATGGCAACGGAACATTTGAAACACAACAAAATATTACTTACAATGTAGAAGCCCCAACCTCTGTTTATGCCGCGGATATTAATGGGGATGGAAATATGGACATACTTTCAGCATCAGAAATTGATGGAGAGATAGCTTGGTATGAAAATCTAGAAGGCTACGGTAATTTTAGCTTACAAAAATCAATATCTCAAAAAATGTTTGGCACCAGAACTGTAGTGGCTAGCGATATTGATGGTGATAACGATATGGATGTACTGGCTACAGTCAATACTAAAATAGAATGGTATGAAAATTTAGATGGAAATGGAAATTTTAGTTTGCATAAAAATATTATTACCGATCAATATGCTTCTTTTGTAGATGCTTCGATTGCAGATATAGACAGAGATGGAGACAAAGATGTTGTATCTGCATCTTTTTTTAGCGGAAAATTATCATGGTTTGAAAACATGGACGGTCAGGGTAATTTTGGTCCTGAATACATTATCGCTGACGATTCTGGATTTGCACCTATTTCCATTGATATAGTAGATTTGAATAATGATGGAGCATTGGATATTGTTTCAGCTGCATTAAATGATGGAGAAGTAAATTGGCATGAAAATTTAAATGGTGAAGGTGACTTTGGACCACCACAACTTATTACTTCTAGTTATAACAATAATGTAGATTTTGTTCAAGGATCTGACTTAGACGGAGATAACGACGTGGATATTATTATCACCAATAGATCAGATGGTAAAATTGTCTGGTTTGAAAATACAAATTCACAAGGAAGTTTTAGTCAAGAAAAAATTATAACTACTGAAGTTGACACACCCCTAGCAACGTATAGTGTTGATTTAGACAATGATGGCGATTTAGATGTGATTTCTGCATCTGCAGATGATAATAAAGTCGCTTGGTATGAGAATATGGATGGACTAGGTAACTTTAGTTCTCAAAATATTATTTCAAATAATGCAGATGGTGCAAATTCTATTTATGCTGCTGACATAGACTCCGATGGTGATGTTGACGTTATTTCATCACTGGCGTTAGACAATCAAATAAATTGGTATAAAAACTCTTTAATACTTAAACTCAACGAAACCCCAACCCTAGATTTTTCAATCCACCCAAACCCTTCTTCAGATTATTTAAATATTACCCTTCAAAAAGAAATAACACAAATAGCCGTTTATAACAACGTAGGACAACTAGTAATGGAGCCTGTTGATTTTACAAATGACAATCCTACAATAAACACAGCAACATTAGCAACAGGAATTTATTTTATCAAAATTAAGACGGAAGATGGCAAAGTTGGTATTCGTAAATTTATAAAAATATAAACCATTTTAGTTTGTACTTTTAAGGCCAGGTATTAAACACCAAAAAAATGCTAAACAGAAAACAAAAACATTTTCTACTAAAGGTTTTCAGTCTGTTTTCGGTGGTTCGTGGTTATAATATTCTTATAATCATTATTGCGCAATACTTAACTTCTATATACATTTTAGCACCAGACTTGCCTGTAAAAAGGGTTTTATTTGATGTTAATTTGTTGATGTTAGTTTTAGCTTCGGCAGCAGCCATTGCATCGGGTTACATAATCAACAGTTTTTACGATAGCGAAAAAGATTTAATCAATCGCCCACGAAAAACGATGCTCGATCGGTTGGTAAGTCAGCGTACAAAACTTTCGGTATATTTTATTCTGAATTTCCTTTCCGTGATTTTTGCCAGCTATGTTTCATTCAGGGCTGTGCTCTTTTTTTCAGTGTATATTTTTGTGCTTTGGCTGTATTCGCATAAACTTAAAAAGTATCCTTTTATTGGAAATATAACAGCGGCAATTTTAGCGGTAATTCCCTTCTTTGCGGTATTTATCTATTACAGTAATTTCGACTTGGTGATTTTTGTCCACGCTACCTTCTTATTTCTTCTTATTTCTATGCGAGAACTAGTGAAAGACCTTGAAAACATTAAAGGTGACTTGGCGCAGGATTATCACACCATTCCTGTTGTGTATGGTGAAAAAGTTTCAAAACGGATGTTAACCCTCATGTGTTTCGTTGCATTTATACCAGCTTTGTTGCTCATTTTTAAGTTCCCAATTGGGTATATGAACTACTTTTTCTTCGGAAGTATTTTGGCGCTATTCATTTTCCTATTCGTCCTATGGAAATCAAAACACAAATTACACTATATGGTGTTACATAACATCCTGAAATTCATCATTGTTTTGGGTGTCTTTAGCATTGTTTTAATCGATGTAGATTTGTTATTGAATCGGTTTCTTCTGAAAATATAAATAGTGGATTTTTAACTATTGCTATTTGAAAACCAATGGCTTTGCCTACCTTTGCAAAAAATTTGAGAACGTTGCCTTTTATATAAGGCATTAAAAAGATTCCGAATTAAGTTCGGAAAAGAATATG comes from the Marixanthomonas ophiurae genome and includes:
- a CDS encoding geranylgeranylglycerol-phosphate geranylgeranyltransferase, with protein sequence MLNRKQKHFLLKVFSLFSVVRGYNILIIIIAQYLTSIYILAPDLPVKRVLFDVNLLMLVLASAAAIASGYIINSFYDSEKDLINRPRKTMLDRLVSQRTKLSVYFILNFLSVIFASYVSFRAVLFFSVYIFVLWLYSHKLKKYPFIGNITAAILAVIPFFAVFIYYSNFDLVIFVHATFLFLLISMRELVKDLENIKGDLAQDYHTIPVVYGEKVSKRMLTLMCFVAFIPALLLIFKFPIGYMNYFFFGSILALFIFLFVLWKSKHKLHYMVLHNILKFIIVLGVFSIVLIDVDLLLNRFLLKI
- a CDS encoding mevalonate kinase family protein, whose product is MRGPLFYSKILLFGEYGIIKDSKGLSIPYNFYNGALKIDEHKTINTKKSNDSLLRFAKYLATLQKENPELVTFDIEALKADVEKGLYFDSSIPQGYGVGSSGALVAAIYDKYANNKITVLENLTREKLLQLKAIFAEMESFFHGKSSGLDPLNSYLSLPILINSKDNIEPAGIPSQTEDGKGAVFLLDSGSTGETAPMVHIFMENMKQEGFRSMVKDQFVKHTDACVHDFLKGDVKSLFGNVKQLSKVVLDNFKPMIPKQFHTLWKKGIDTNAYYLKLCGSGGGGYMLGFTEDIDKAREALKDYRLEVVYNF
- a CDS encoding T9SS type A sorting domain-containing protein — its product is MKKLLLIYVLSISCFSISAQTKTWVGPSGGDFDVEAYWSPTGVPGGSNDVIIPTGSNMIFNTVATIRSFTLQGNAMATITNNSITTSEASSISANAVISWTTGEFRGTGTITNLGTINLVPGAALSQALREQVTLNNEGTINFNDTGLFKIGYGNPTLNNLPTGVLNLNSNTQIVGGNNQNGTIVNTGLIKRAQGTGVFEINTPLLNNNGTILVESGTLQITDENTVLTNGTYNISSNGILEWHSVPEPGITCEGTLSGQLDGPINWNWNLNIEAGTEAIFDFDGPGDVNWIQGKLKGDGTLTNLGVLHIVDGGQGTTIKDQMTLNNEGIINVEENSVFHIGDGNPILNNLPTGVLNLNSNGSIVDSNNQAGTIVNTGLINRVQGSGIFDISINVDNRAPGIINVETGTLKFEKTFVGDGILMGNGTVQLINGIAFEGRLSPGGHPGILTHFGDYTSTSDAIIAPEINGPNSGTEYDVFEIQGDAILNGDININMGYVANVNDEFVILTANNITSCNLPATVTASYNFMQHTFDVICNPDNIILKVNNIILGAEENTLSNLTLYPNPTDGNFTIDLGREYSGVTVQIYNILGQLIADERYASAKFIQKEINTSAGIYFIKVSIAKKGSSTLRIVKH
- a CDS encoding T9SS type A sorting domain-containing protein, whose amino-acid sequence is MKTHLLTIFVCLLAFCNYAQVDFEEKTVIDNQNATNNARSVFAADIDGDGDMDILSASSDDDKIAWYENTNGQGAYGNQQLISTEANGAQSVFAIDIDGDSDMDVLSASSFDNKIAWYENLDGQGTFSSQQIITTNAFNAQSVFAADIDGDGNMDVLSASGPYGEGKIAWHQNIDGLGNFGTQQIITTEINLAQSVFAADIDGDGDIDVLANSLVNQNLAWYENTNGQGDFVAQQIVSSTSTSSISAADIDNDGNIDVVSAGGDQVAWFKNLDGEGSFGPQQVILTTSSSAYDAITSDIDGDGDLDVVSGFFSDDTTPAIVWNENLDGAGNFGTMQEINNTAQYAISLYLNDINNDGNIDVLFASQDRIGYNKNVDGNGTFETQQNITYNVEAPTSVYAADINGDGNMDILSASEIDGEIAWYENLEGYGNFSLQKSISQKMFGTRTVVASDIDGDNDMDVLATVNTKIEWYENLDGNGNFSLHKNIITDQYASFVDASIADIDRDGDKDVVSASFFSGKLSWFENMDGQGNFGPEYIIADDSGFAPISIDIVDLNNDGALDIVSAALNDGEVNWHENLNGEGDFGPPQLITSSYNNNVDFVQGSDLDGDNDVDIIITNRSDGKIVWFENTNSQGSFSQEKIITTEVDTPLATYSVDLDNDGDLDVISASADDNKVAWYENMDGLGNFSSQNIISNNADGANSIYAADIDSDGDVDVISSLALDNQINWYKNSLILKLNETPTLDFSIHPNPSSDYLNITLQKEITQIAVYNNVGQLVMEPVDFTNDNPTINTATLATGIYFIKIKTEDGKVGIRKFIKI
- a CDS encoding diphosphomevalonate/mevalonate 3,5-bisphosphate decarboxylase family protein, yielding MVKQSFIPTAYSNFLTEGSISWQSPSNIALVKYWGKYGEQLPKNASISFTLSNCHTKTTLSYKKIKPSEGFHFEVYLDGKREKDFEPKIQKFFERIEKYVPFLKEYEFKIETSNSFPHSSGIASSASGMSALALCLTQLERSLSGAEGTETEEKASFLARLGSGSACRSIEGPLIVWGEHPDIYGSSNLFGTKYPFEVHDTFKNYQDTILLVDKGEKQVSSTVGHNLMHDHPFAKQRFQQANNNLSKLIPVLREGDISEFIKIVESEALSLHAMMMTSMPYFILMKPNTLEIINRIWNFRKETGSNVCFTLDAGANVHVLYPEAEKENVSTFIETDLKPFCKNGEYIHDHTGDGAAAL